In a genomic window of Rhododendron vialii isolate Sample 1 chromosome 12a, ASM3025357v1:
- the LOC131310923 gene encoding F-box/kelch-repeat protein At1g23390-like, with the protein MVVQDQDSALRGDILEAILSHAPLTDLVPASRVSHSWRRAVTSSPSLLYRLEPWLLLHSTTSTQTTTHAYDSRSRVWIETNLRPPTERVPTTALRSSHPNLLYALSPSRLSFSFDPLHLAWHHADGPAVWRSDPVVALVGRRIVVAGGGCDFEDDPLAVEVYDIDSRAWNARQSMPAGLKDSAASTWLSAAVYKNHRLFVTEKNSGVTHTFDLETNVWRGPYDMRPDSSVFSVAITCFEDRLILVGLLGEAENVGGVRLWGVNCESFECELMGDMPAELVEKLRSGSYCVASVGVCLAGNILYIYDPAMLEEIFTCEFDGNGGGCRWGSVRSHRSSMERVVFTGLEVGIREVHKALAAERRRFTAEASRVE; encoded by the coding sequence ATGGTGGTCCAAGATCAAGACTCCGCACTCCGTGGAGACATACTGGAAGCAATCCTCTCACACGCGCCACTCACCGACCTCGTGCCCGCCTCCCGCGTCTCCCATTCTTGGCGACGCGCCGTCACCTcatctccctccctcctctACCGCCTCGAACCCTGGCTCCTCCTCCACAGTACTACTAGTACCCAAACCACCACACACGCCTACGACTCACGCTCCCGCGTGTGGATCGAAACCAACCTACGGCCGCCGACCGAGCGGGTCCCCACCACCGCCCTCCGGTCATCCCACCCGAACCTCCTCTACGCGCTCTCCCCCTCCAGGCTCTCCTTCTCCTTCGACCCACTCCACCTCGCGTGGCACCACGCGGACGGCCCGGCCGTGTGGAGATCCGACCCGGTCGTCGCACTTGTCGGCCGCCGCATCGTTGTCGCGGGCGGAGGGTGCGACTTCGAGGACGACCCGCTCGCGGTGGAGGTCTACGATATCGACTCCCGTGCGTGGAACGCACGCCAGTCGATGCCAGCAGGGCTAAAAGACTCCGCGGCGTCCACGTGGCTATCCGCAGCTGTTTATAAGAACCATAGGCTTTTCGTCACCGAGAAAAATTCCGGCGTGACACACACGTTCGATCTGGAGACTAACGTCTGGCGCGGACCGTACGATATGCGTCCGGATTCATCTGTGTTTTCCGTTGCGATAACGTGTTTCGAAGACCGTCTGATTCTGGTCGGGTTATTGGGAGAAGCTGAGAACGTCGGAGGGGTGAGATTGTGGGGAGTGAATTGCGAAAGCTTCGAGTGCGAATTGATGGGAGACATGCCGGCGGAGCTGGTAGAGAAACTAAGGAGCGGAAGTTATTGTGTGGCGTCCGTTGGTGTCTGTTTGGCGGGAAATATTTTGTATATTTACGATCCGGCGATGCTTGAAGAGATATTTACGTGCGAGTTCGATGGGAATGGCGGCGGGTGTAGGTGGGGGAGCGTACGGAGTCACCGGAGTTCAATGGAGAGGGTGGTGTTTACAGGCTTGGAGGTCGGTATTCGTGAGGTGCACAAGGCGTTGGCGGCGGAGAGGAGGAGGTTTACGGCGGAGGCGAGTCGGGTTGAGTGA
- the LOC131310878 gene encoding protein NSP-INTERACTING KINASE 3 isoform X2, with protein sequence MGSRGFVLWIVGLLVLKLMEGSYATLSPTGINYEVVALMTIKSDLRDPHNVLENWDINSVDPCSWRMVTCTPDGYVSALGLPSQSISGTLSTGIGNLSHLQSVLLQNNAISGLIPSTIGMLENLQTLDLSSNKFTGEIPGSLGDLKNLNYLRLNNNSLSGPIPESLSEIDVLTLVDVSFNNLSSPVPKISARTFKLVGNPLICGSNSHYNCSVYPEPLAFPPDGAKDQYDPEVRLGHLKRYTFKELRAATDHFNSKNILGRGGFGIVYKGCLNDGSIVAVKRLKDYNAIGGEIQFQTEVEMISLAVHRNLLRLWGFCSTENERLLVYPYMLNGSVASRLRDHSHGRPVLDWSRRKRIALGTARGLLYLHEQCDPKIIHRDVKAANILLDEDFEAVVGDFGLAKLLDHHDSHVTTAVRGTVGHIAPEYLSTGQSSEKTDVFGFGILLLELITGQKALDFGRAANQKGVMLDWVKKLHQEGKLNLLADKDLKGNFDRLELEEMVQVALLCTQFNPSHRPKMSEILRMLEGDGLAEKWEASQNVETPRYLRSYENPPQRYSDFIEESSLVVEAMELSGPR encoded by the exons ATGGGTAGTAGAGGGTTTGTGTTGTGGATTGTGGGTTTACTGGTTTTGAAGCTGATGGAGGGCTCTTATGCAACTCTTTCTCCTACTGGCATAAACTATGAAG TTGTAGCTCTGATGACTATAAAATCTGATCTCCGTGACCCACACAATGTTTTGGAGAACTGGGACATCAATTCAGTAGATCCTTGTAGTTGGAGGATGGTTACATGCACTCCCGATGGCTATGTTTCTGCTTT AGGACTGCCCAGCCAGAGCATATCCGGGACCTTGTCAACTGGGATTGGAAACCTCAGTCACTTGCAATCTGT GCTGCTTCAGAACAATGCCATTTCTGGTCTGATTCCCTCTACAATCGGCATGTTAGAGAATCTTCAGACGCTTGATCTCTCCAGCAACAAATTCACTGGTGAAATACCTGGTTCTTTGGGAGACCTCAAGAACCTCAATTATTT GCGACTGAACAACAATAGCCTTTCTGGACCCATTCCTGAATCTTTGTCCGAAATTGATGTCCTGACTCTTGT GGACGTTTCCTTCAACAATCTCAGCAGTCCAGTGCCAAAAATATCTGCAAGAACTTTCAA ATTAGTCGGCAATCCTTTAATTTGTGGGTCTAATTCACATTACAACTGTTCAGTCTACCCAGAGCCACTAGCCTTCCCACCAGACGGTGCAAAAG ATCAATATGATCCAGAGGTACGCTTGGGCCATTTGAAAAGGTATACCTTCAAGGAACTCAGGGCGGCAACTGATCATTTCAACTCCAAGAATATCCTAGGGAGAGGAGGGTTTGGAATTGTCTACAAGGGTTGTTTAAATGATGGGAGTATTGTGGCTGTCAAAAGGTTGAAGGACTACAATGCTATTGGTGGTGAAATACAATTTCAGACAGAAGTAGAGATGATAAGTTTGGCTGTCCATCGGAATCTTCTTCGGCTTTGGGGGTTCTGCTCGACTGAAAATGAACGGCTACTTGTTTATCCGTACATGTTGAATGGGAGTGTAGCTTCTAGATTAAGAG ATCATAGTCATGGTAGACCAGTTTTAGACTGGTCCAGGCGAAAGAGGATAGCTCTGGGTACAGCAAGGGGCCTACTATATTTGCACGAACAATGCGACCCCAAGATTATTCACAGAGATGTTAAAGCAGCCAATATTCTGTTGGATGAAGACTTCGAAGCAGTTGTTGGAGATTTTGGGTTGGCAAAGCTTTTGGATCACCACGATTCTCACGTGACCACAGCTGTCCGTGGCACAGTGGGCCACATTGCTCCCGAGTATTTGTCAACTGGCCAATCATCAGAGAAAACAGATGTGTTTGGGTTTGGTATCCTTCTTCTTGAGCTAATTACTGGTCAGAAGGCATTGGACTTTGGGCGGGCAGCAAACCAGAAAGGAGTGATGCTGGATTGG GTAAAAAAGCTTCACCAGGAGGGAAAGCTAAATCTATTAGCGGACAAGGATTTAAAGGGCAATTTCGACCGGTTAGAGTTAGAAGAAATGGTTCAAGTTGCACTTTTATGTACTCAATTCAATCCTTCTCATCGTCCAAAAATGTCTGAAATACTAAGGATGTTGGAAGGAGATGGCTTAGCCGAGAAATGGGAAGCCTCACAAAACGTTGAGACACCAAGGTACCTCCGGTCATATGAAAATCCTCCTCAGAGATACTCAGATTTCATAGAAGAATCTTCACTTGTGGTTGAAGCAATGGAACTCTCTGGTCCCCGGTGA
- the LOC131310878 gene encoding protein NSP-INTERACTING KINASE 3 isoform X1 encodes MGSRGFVLWIVGLLVLKLMEGSYATLSPTGINYEVVALMTIKSDLRDPHNVLENWDINSVDPCSWRMVTCTPDGYVSALGLPSQSISGTLSTGIGNLSHLQSVLLQNNAISGLIPSTIGMLENLQTLDLSSNKFTGEIPGSLGDLKNLNYLRLNNNSLSGPIPESLSEIDVLTLVDVSFNNLSSPVPKISARTFKLVGNPLICGSNSHYNCSVYPEPLAFPPDGAKAETQSGVKNHRVALAFGVSFGSAFLIILAIGSFVWWRYRHNQQIFFDVNDQYDPEVRLGHLKRYTFKELRAATDHFNSKNILGRGGFGIVYKGCLNDGSIVAVKRLKDYNAIGGEIQFQTEVEMISLAVHRNLLRLWGFCSTENERLLVYPYMLNGSVASRLRDHSHGRPVLDWSRRKRIALGTARGLLYLHEQCDPKIIHRDVKAANILLDEDFEAVVGDFGLAKLLDHHDSHVTTAVRGTVGHIAPEYLSTGQSSEKTDVFGFGILLLELITGQKALDFGRAANQKGVMLDWVKKLHQEGKLNLLADKDLKGNFDRLELEEMVQVALLCTQFNPSHRPKMSEILRMLEGDGLAEKWEASQNVETPRYLRSYENPPQRYSDFIEESSLVVEAMELSGPR; translated from the exons ATGGGTAGTAGAGGGTTTGTGTTGTGGATTGTGGGTTTACTGGTTTTGAAGCTGATGGAGGGCTCTTATGCAACTCTTTCTCCTACTGGCATAAACTATGAAG TTGTAGCTCTGATGACTATAAAATCTGATCTCCGTGACCCACACAATGTTTTGGAGAACTGGGACATCAATTCAGTAGATCCTTGTAGTTGGAGGATGGTTACATGCACTCCCGATGGCTATGTTTCTGCTTT AGGACTGCCCAGCCAGAGCATATCCGGGACCTTGTCAACTGGGATTGGAAACCTCAGTCACTTGCAATCTGT GCTGCTTCAGAACAATGCCATTTCTGGTCTGATTCCCTCTACAATCGGCATGTTAGAGAATCTTCAGACGCTTGATCTCTCCAGCAACAAATTCACTGGTGAAATACCTGGTTCTTTGGGAGACCTCAAGAACCTCAATTATTT GCGACTGAACAACAATAGCCTTTCTGGACCCATTCCTGAATCTTTGTCCGAAATTGATGTCCTGACTCTTGT GGACGTTTCCTTCAACAATCTCAGCAGTCCAGTGCCAAAAATATCTGCAAGAACTTTCAA ATTAGTCGGCAATCCTTTAATTTGTGGGTCTAATTCACATTACAACTGTTCAGTCTACCCAGAGCCACTAGCCTTCCCACCAGACGGTGCAAAAG CTGAAACACAATCAGGGGTGAAAAACCACCGCGTGGCTCTTGCTTTTGGTGTAAGCTTTGGTTCTGCGTTTCTAATCATATTAGCtattggatcatttgtgtggtgGAGATATAGGCACAACCAGCAGATTTTCTTTGATGTTaacg ATCAATATGATCCAGAGGTACGCTTGGGCCATTTGAAAAGGTATACCTTCAAGGAACTCAGGGCGGCAACTGATCATTTCAACTCCAAGAATATCCTAGGGAGAGGAGGGTTTGGAATTGTCTACAAGGGTTGTTTAAATGATGGGAGTATTGTGGCTGTCAAAAGGTTGAAGGACTACAATGCTATTGGTGGTGAAATACAATTTCAGACAGAAGTAGAGATGATAAGTTTGGCTGTCCATCGGAATCTTCTTCGGCTTTGGGGGTTCTGCTCGACTGAAAATGAACGGCTACTTGTTTATCCGTACATGTTGAATGGGAGTGTAGCTTCTAGATTAAGAG ATCATAGTCATGGTAGACCAGTTTTAGACTGGTCCAGGCGAAAGAGGATAGCTCTGGGTACAGCAAGGGGCCTACTATATTTGCACGAACAATGCGACCCCAAGATTATTCACAGAGATGTTAAAGCAGCCAATATTCTGTTGGATGAAGACTTCGAAGCAGTTGTTGGAGATTTTGGGTTGGCAAAGCTTTTGGATCACCACGATTCTCACGTGACCACAGCTGTCCGTGGCACAGTGGGCCACATTGCTCCCGAGTATTTGTCAACTGGCCAATCATCAGAGAAAACAGATGTGTTTGGGTTTGGTATCCTTCTTCTTGAGCTAATTACTGGTCAGAAGGCATTGGACTTTGGGCGGGCAGCAAACCAGAAAGGAGTGATGCTGGATTGG GTAAAAAAGCTTCACCAGGAGGGAAAGCTAAATCTATTAGCGGACAAGGATTTAAAGGGCAATTTCGACCGGTTAGAGTTAGAAGAAATGGTTCAAGTTGCACTTTTATGTACTCAATTCAATCCTTCTCATCGTCCAAAAATGTCTGAAATACTAAGGATGTTGGAAGGAGATGGCTTAGCCGAGAAATGGGAAGCCTCACAAAACGTTGAGACACCAAGGTACCTCCGGTCATATGAAAATCCTCCTCAGAGATACTCAGATTTCATAGAAGAATCTTCACTTGTGGTTGAAGCAATGGAACTCTCTGGTCCCCGGTGA